A window of Streptomyces armeniacus contains these coding sequences:
- a CDS encoding phosphatidylinositol-specific phospholipase C — MLRGAAGAALGVAVGSTAVAAGTGAASATPAAATITAAEPHSWMSGLPDDRTVDDLSIPGTHNSCATVGGPFDTAKCQDLSLPDLLGAGVRYLDIRCRPIDGAFAIHHGAVYQEKNFNNVLTECRDFLTANPGETVLMSVQKEHSDASAEEFAAIFNDLYMKEQGFESLLHRESDRLPALGDVRGRVVLIAREPGIGGIDRGNTGLLAVQDEYELPVAEKWARVQEHMDAAASEAGSTTRLSVNYVSTTTGETIPAPRNYAEELNPLVETRLNEEYDRGDRPVHGAVLVDFAGTVAPGLPAALYRMNEPG, encoded by the coding sequence GTGCTGCGAGGTGCGGCCGGTGCCGCGCTCGGGGTCGCCGTCGGCAGTACGGCCGTCGCCGCCGGTACGGGCGCGGCCTCGGCCACGCCCGCCGCCGCCACCATCACGGCCGCCGAGCCGCACAGTTGGATGTCCGGGCTGCCCGACGACCGTACGGTCGACGACCTGTCCATACCCGGCACGCACAACAGCTGCGCGACGGTCGGCGGCCCTTTCGACACCGCCAAGTGCCAGGACCTGTCGCTGCCGGATCTGCTCGGCGCGGGCGTACGGTATCTCGACATCCGGTGCCGGCCGATCGACGGGGCGTTCGCCATCCACCACGGCGCGGTGTACCAGGAGAAGAACTTCAACAACGTACTCACCGAGTGCCGTGACTTCCTCACCGCCAACCCGGGCGAGACCGTGCTGATGTCGGTGCAGAAGGAGCACTCGGACGCGTCCGCCGAGGAGTTCGCCGCCATCTTCAACGACCTGTACATGAAGGAGCAGGGCTTCGAGTCGCTGCTGCACCGCGAGTCGGACCGGCTGCCCGCGCTCGGGGACGTACGGGGCAGGGTCGTGCTCATCGCACGGGAGCCCGGGATCGGCGGCATCGACCGGGGGAACACCGGGCTGCTCGCCGTGCAGGACGAGTACGAGCTGCCCGTCGCGGAGAAGTGGGCCCGCGTACAGGAGCACATGGACGCCGCCGCGTCCGAGGCCGGCAGCACCACCCGGCTGTCGGTCAACTACGTGAGCACGACCACGGGCGAGACGATCCCGGCGCCCCGCAACTACGCCGAGGAGCTGAACCCCCTGGTCGAGACGCGCCTCAACGAGGAGTACGACCGCGGCGACCGCCCCGTGCACGGCGCGGTCCTCGTCGACTTCGCCGGCACCGTCGCACCCGGACTGCCCGCGGCGCTCTACCGGATGAACGAGCCCGGATGA
- the hisF gene encoding imidazole glycerol phosphate synthase subunit HisF produces the protein MTLAVRVIPCLDVDAGRVVKGVNFQNLRDAGDPVEMAKVYDAEGADELTFLDITASSGDRATTYDVVRRTAEQVFIPLTVGGGVRSTDDVDKLLRAGADKVGVNTAAIARPELIREIAERFGRQVLVLSVDARRVPDTAEGTSGTPSGYEVTTYGGRRGTGIDAVEWAHRAAELGAGEILLNSMDADGTKDGYDTEMIAAVRRHVTIPVIASGGAGRLADFPPAITAGADAVLAASVFHFGDLRIGQVKDTLRDAGRPVR, from the coding sequence ATGACCCTGGCCGTACGAGTCATCCCCTGCCTGGACGTGGACGCCGGCCGGGTCGTCAAGGGCGTCAACTTCCAGAACCTGCGCGACGCGGGCGACCCCGTCGAGATGGCGAAGGTCTACGACGCGGAGGGCGCCGACGAGTTGACGTTCCTCGACATCACCGCGTCCTCCGGGGACCGCGCCACCACGTACGACGTCGTACGCCGCACCGCCGAGCAGGTGTTCATCCCCCTCACGGTGGGCGGCGGCGTCCGCAGCACGGACGATGTCGACAAGCTGCTGCGGGCGGGCGCGGACAAGGTCGGCGTCAACACGGCGGCCATCGCGCGGCCGGAGCTGATCCGGGAGATCGCGGAGCGTTTCGGCAGGCAGGTGCTGGTGCTGTCGGTGGACGCGCGGCGGGTTCCGGACACGGCTGAGGGCACCTCCGGTACGCCGTCCGGCTACGAGGTCACCACGTACGGCGGCCGCCGCGGCACGGGCATCGACGCGGTCGAATGGGCGCACCGGGCCGCCGAGTTGGGCGCGGGCGAGATCCTGCTCAACTCCATGGACGCGGACGGCACGAAGGACGGCTACGACACGGAGATGATCGCCGCCGTGCGCCGCCACGTCACCATCCCGGTGATCGCGAGCGGCGGCGCGGGCCGCCTCGCGGACTTCCCGCCCGCGATCACGGCGGGCGCCGACGCCGTACTGGCCGCCTCGGTCTTCCACTTCGGCGACCTGCGCATCGGCCAGGTCAAGGACACACTACGGGACGCGGGCCGCCCGGTCCGCTGA